A DNA window from Kitasatospora atroaurantiaca contains the following coding sequences:
- a CDS encoding ROK family transcriptional regulator — protein MTENTRTPLAGTPSLLRAINDRAALELLLANGPLSRTQIGTLTGLSKPTASQLLARLESAGLVLPVGTTAGGPGPNAQLYQVNPAAGYVAGLDVTTSHVRVAVADITGATLAEHLAPTKGWPAAATVERTAEAVAEAVRKAGLAPDALREIVIGVPGALDPVSGKLRYASHLPGWHSPRLLAELEAALGAPVSIENDVNLAAIAEQSFGAAQGCEDFVLLWAEEGIGAAIVIAGRLHRGFTGGAGEVGYMPVPGAPVIHNVRRKNSGGFQELAGADAVLALAREHGLAAPTAEEAIALALTTPDEGDRFLETLAERLAVGLAVIVSVVDPELVVISGGIPTAGGDRLRGLVQEALAGISIPRPEVRSSTVPGSPVLHGALQRALATAREAAFSTH, from the coding sequence GTGACCGAGAACACCCGAACCCCTCTCGCCGGCACCCCCAGCCTGCTCCGCGCGATCAACGACCGGGCCGCCCTGGAGCTGCTGCTGGCCAACGGCCCGCTCTCCCGCACCCAGATCGGCACCCTGACCGGCCTCTCCAAGCCCACCGCCTCCCAGCTGCTGGCCCGGCTGGAGTCGGCCGGCCTGGTCCTGCCGGTCGGCACCACGGCCGGCGGCCCCGGCCCGAACGCGCAGCTGTACCAGGTCAACCCCGCCGCCGGGTACGTCGCCGGGCTGGACGTCACCACCAGCCACGTCCGGGTCGCGGTGGCCGACATCACCGGCGCAACCCTCGCCGAGCACCTGGCCCCGACCAAGGGCTGGCCCGCCGCCGCCACGGTCGAGCGGACGGCCGAGGCCGTCGCCGAGGCGGTACGCAAGGCCGGGCTGGCCCCCGACGCCCTGCGCGAGATCGTGATCGGGGTGCCGGGTGCGCTCGACCCGGTCAGCGGCAAGCTGCGCTACGCCTCCCACCTGCCCGGCTGGCACTCCCCCCGGCTGCTGGCCGAGCTGGAGGCGGCCCTCGGTGCGCCGGTGAGCATCGAGAACGACGTCAACCTGGCCGCGATCGCCGAGCAGTCCTTCGGCGCCGCGCAGGGCTGCGAGGACTTCGTCCTGCTCTGGGCCGAGGAGGGCATCGGCGCCGCGATCGTCATCGCGGGCCGGCTGCACCGCGGCTTCACCGGCGGCGCGGGCGAGGTCGGCTACATGCCGGTGCCCGGCGCGCCCGTGATCCACAACGTCCGCCGGAAGAACTCCGGCGGCTTCCAGGAACTGGCCGGGGCGGACGCCGTACTCGCCCTCGCCCGGGAGCACGGCCTGGCCGCGCCGACGGCCGAGGAGGCGATCGCCCTCGCGCTGACCACCCCCGACGAGGGGGACCGGTTCCTGGAGACCCTGGCCGAACGGCTGGCCGTCGGCCTCGCCGTGATCGTCTCGGTGGTCGACCCCGAGCTGGTGGTGATCTCCGGCGGCATCCCGACAGCCGGCGGCGACCGGCTGCGCGGGCTCGTCCAGGAGGCCCTGGCCGGCATCTCCATCCCCCGCCCGGAGGTGCGCAGCAGCACCGTGCCCGGCTCCCCCGTCCTGCACGGCGCGCTGCAACGCGCCCTCGCCACCGCCCGGGAAGCGGCCTTCAGCACTCACTGA
- a CDS encoding carbohydrate ABC transporter permease: MALHSSVLLRRKHRRETARTLAFLSPWLIGFGVFFAYPLVSTVYFSFMKYDGFTAPVFTGLKNWDYVFNHYPFFWQGLRNTLWLVVVMVALRVVFGLGIGLLITKLRTGTGFFRTAFYLPYLAPPVAATMAFAFLLNPGTGPVNHLLGDLGLPQPGWFTDPSWSKPALTMLAMWGVGDLMVIFMAALLDVPKEQYEAAELDGAGPWQRFRYVTFPNISPIVMFAVVTGVIQTMQYYTQAIVAGKVASGVIGGSGQQFEPGYPHGSTWTLPQMVYSLGFQRFDTGSACVVALVLFAISMAFTSLLLRRGAGFVSNED; the protein is encoded by the coding sequence ATGGCTCTCCACAGTTCGGTCCTCCTGCGGAGGAAGCACCGCCGGGAGACGGCCCGCACGCTGGCCTTCCTCTCCCCCTGGCTGATCGGCTTCGGCGTCTTCTTCGCCTACCCCCTGGTCTCCACCGTCTACTTCTCCTTCATGAAGTACGACGGCTTCACGGCCCCGGTCTTCACCGGTCTGAAGAACTGGGATTACGTCTTCAACCACTACCCCTTCTTCTGGCAGGGGCTGCGGAACACCCTCTGGCTGGTGGTCGTGATGGTGGCCCTGCGGGTCGTCTTCGGCCTCGGCATCGGGCTGCTGATCACCAAGCTGAGGACCGGCACCGGCTTCTTCCGCACCGCCTTCTACCTGCCGTACCTGGCCCCGCCGGTGGCCGCCACGATGGCCTTCGCCTTCCTGCTCAACCCGGGCACCGGGCCCGTCAACCACCTGCTCGGCGACCTCGGCCTGCCGCAGCCCGGCTGGTTCACCGACCCGAGCTGGTCGAAGCCCGCGCTGACCATGCTGGCCATGTGGGGCGTCGGCGACCTGATGGTGATCTTCATGGCCGCACTGCTCGACGTGCCCAAGGAGCAGTACGAGGCCGCCGAGCTGGACGGTGCGGGCCCGTGGCAGCGGTTCCGGTACGTCACCTTCCCCAACATCTCGCCGATCGTGATGTTCGCGGTGGTCACCGGGGTGATCCAGACCATGCAGTACTACACCCAGGCGATCGTCGCCGGGAAGGTCGCAAGCGGCGTGATCGGCGGCTCGGGCCAGCAGTTCGAGCCCGGCTATCCGCACGGCTCCACCTGGACGCTGCCGCAGATGGTCTACAGCCTCGGCTTCCAGCGCTTCGACACCGGCTCGGCCTGCGTGGTCGCCCTGGTGCTGTTCGCGATCTCGATGGCCTTCACCTCCCTGCTGCTGCGCCGGGGCGCCGGATTCGTCTCGAACGAGGACTGA
- a CDS encoding carbohydrate ABC transporter permease — MTLTISLPLTARTAAARVARRRAVLHWVAVHSLAVAAALFFLLPFVFVFLTSVMTDRQALTSELWPTQWQWGNYLKVWQTPGFLGWWRNTLVYAGLGTLLTVVSSVPVAYALAKFRFRGRNLALMAVISMMMLPPQVTVVPMYLFWAKQLHLTGTLWPLIIPMAFGDAFSIFLLRQFLLTIPKEYIEAARIDGCGDLRTLLRVVLPMARPAIAAVALFQFFYCWNDYFGPQIYASENEGAWTLSYGLESFKGAHHTNWNLTMAATLLVMAPVIVLFFFAQKAFIEGVTLTGVKG, encoded by the coding sequence ATGACCCTGACGATCTCCCTGCCGCTCACCGCGAGGACCGCCGCCGCCCGGGTGGCCCGCCGGCGGGCCGTCCTGCACTGGGTGGCCGTGCACTCGCTCGCCGTCGCGGCCGCGCTGTTCTTCCTGCTGCCCTTCGTGTTCGTCTTCCTCACCTCGGTGATGACGGACCGCCAGGCCCTCACCTCCGAGCTCTGGCCCACCCAGTGGCAGTGGGGCAACTACCTGAAGGTGTGGCAGACGCCGGGCTTCCTCGGCTGGTGGCGCAACACCCTGGTGTACGCCGGCCTCGGCACCCTGCTGACCGTCGTCTCCAGCGTCCCGGTCGCGTACGCGCTGGCCAAGTTCCGCTTCCGGGGCCGGAACCTGGCGCTGATGGCGGTGATCTCGATGATGATGCTGCCGCCACAGGTGACGGTCGTCCCGATGTACCTGTTCTGGGCCAAGCAGCTCCATCTCACCGGCACGCTCTGGCCGTTGATCATCCCGATGGCCTTCGGCGACGCGTTCTCGATCTTCCTGCTGCGGCAGTTCCTGCTGACCATCCCCAAGGAGTACATCGAGGCGGCCCGGATCGACGGCTGCGGGGACCTCCGCACGCTGCTGCGGGTGGTCCTGCCGATGGCCAGGCCGGCCATCGCGGCGGTGGCGCTGTTCCAGTTCTTCTACTGCTGGAACGACTACTTCGGGCCGCAGATCTACGCCAGCGAGAACGAGGGCGCCTGGACGCTCTCGTACGGGCTGGAGTCCTTCAAGGGCGCCCACCACACCAACTGGAATCTCACCATGGCCGCGACGCTGCTCGTGATGGCTCCGGTGATCGTGCTGTTCTTCTTCGCGCAGAAGGCCTTCATCGAAGGCGTGACTTTGACAGGGGTCAAGGGCTGA
- a CDS encoding mechanosensitive ion channel family protein: MPQLDLRLPTSTDEVSNTTKQAATWLDANWQSWVAGGLRIIFIVVLALVLRMVVRKLITQLIERMTKPSENEADLGRLGELLANSGVVNTERRQQRSQAIGSVLRSVASFTILGTAALMVLSALGVNLAPLLASAGVAGVAIGFGARNLVTDFLSGVFMIMEDQYGVGDEIDTGVATGTVLEVGLRVTKLRGTNGEIWYIRNGEVKRIANMSQGWSTASVDVQVGYKEDLAQVEELIHRIAEQLGKETPYDELIWGRAKVLGVESVAADSVVLRVEARTTPGKATLVSRTLRQRLKTAFDEAGVKLKEEPAPAVAVPAVDAAAPSALADPGSPRSEAAKPIPAQQAE; encoded by the coding sequence CTGCCCCAGCTCGACCTCAGGCTCCCGACCAGCACGGACGAGGTGTCGAACACCACCAAGCAGGCGGCGACCTGGTTGGACGCCAACTGGCAGAGCTGGGTCGCGGGCGGGCTGCGGATCATCTTCATCGTGGTGCTCGCGCTGGTCCTGCGGATGGTCGTGCGCAAGCTGATCACGCAGTTGATAGAGCGGATGACCAAGCCCTCGGAGAACGAGGCCGACCTGGGCCGGCTCGGAGAGCTGCTGGCCAACAGCGGCGTGGTCAACACCGAGCGCCGACAGCAGCGCTCGCAGGCGATCGGCTCGGTCCTGCGCAGCGTGGCCTCGTTCACCATCCTGGGTACGGCGGCGCTGATGGTGCTGTCCGCGCTGGGGGTGAATCTCGCTCCGCTGCTGGCCAGCGCCGGTGTGGCCGGTGTGGCGATCGGTTTCGGCGCACGCAACCTGGTGACCGACTTCCTCTCCGGGGTCTTCATGATCATGGAGGACCAGTACGGCGTCGGGGACGAGATCGACACCGGGGTGGCCACCGGAACGGTGCTGGAGGTCGGCCTGCGGGTGACCAAGCTGCGCGGGACCAACGGCGAGATCTGGTACATCCGCAACGGCGAGGTGAAGCGGATCGCCAACATGAGCCAGGGCTGGTCGACGGCGTCCGTGGACGTCCAGGTCGGCTACAAGGAGGACCTGGCGCAGGTCGAGGAGCTGATCCACCGGATCGCCGAGCAGCTGGGCAAGGAGACCCCGTACGACGAGCTGATCTGGGGCCGGGCCAAGGTGCTGGGCGTCGAGTCGGTGGCCGCCGACTCGGTGGTGCTGCGGGTCGAGGCCAGGACCACGCCCGGCAAGGCGACGCTTGTCAGCCGGACGCTGCGGCAGCGGCTCAAGACGGCCTTCGACGAGGCCGGGGTCAAGCTGAAGGAGGAGCCCGCTCCCGCGGTGGCCGTCCCCGCCGTGGACGCGGCGGCGCCGTCCGCGCTGGCGGACCCGGGCTCGCCGCGCTCGGAGGCGGCCAAGCCGATCCCGGCACAGCAGGCCGAATAG
- a CDS encoding HNH endonuclease: MPHVLVLNASYEPLGVVSMRRALILVLNHKAVSLEDSEFTLHSATSAITAPSVVRLTRFVRVPFCGPVPLTRRALFARDHGRCVYCGAAATSVDHVIPRSRGGQHRWDNVVAACRRCNHTKADRHLTELGWRMKRPPAPPSGLAWRIIGTGIKDPRWRPYLEPYGATEQFREYEHHDHTDHGGALPAPLGRSRPIHLGEHSEPLSA, encoded by the coding sequence GTGCCGCATGTCCTGGTCCTCAACGCGTCCTACGAGCCACTCGGCGTCGTATCGATGCGCCGCGCACTCATCCTCGTCCTCAACCACAAGGCGGTCAGCCTGGAGGACTCGGAATTCACTCTGCACAGCGCCACCAGCGCCATCACGGCGCCGTCCGTCGTCAGACTGACCCGCTTCGTGCGGGTCCCGTTCTGCGGGCCCGTCCCGCTCACCCGCCGCGCCCTGTTCGCCCGCGATCACGGGCGCTGCGTCTACTGCGGGGCCGCCGCGACCAGCGTCGACCATGTCATTCCGCGCAGCCGGGGCGGCCAGCACCGGTGGGACAACGTGGTGGCGGCCTGCCGCCGCTGCAACCACACGAAAGCCGACCGTCACCTCACCGAACTGGGGTGGCGGATGAAGCGTCCCCCGGCCCCGCCCAGCGGCCTGGCCTGGCGCATCATCGGCACCGGGATCAAGGATCCGCGCTGGCGGCCCTACCTGGAGCCGTACGGCGCGACCGAACAGTTCCGCGAGTACGAGCACCACGACCATACCGACCACGGGGGCGCCCTGCCGGCCCCGCTCGGCCGGTCGCGCCCCATCCACCTCGGTGAGCACTCGGAACCGCTCTCCGCCTGA
- a CDS encoding 6-phospho-beta-glucosidase, giving the protein MSLKLAIVGGGSTYTPELIDGFARLRDTLPIGELVLIDPAAERLELIGGLARRIFARQSHDAVVTTTSDVAAGVAGADAVLLQLRVGGQAARNEDETWPLECGCVGQETTGAGGLAKALRTVPVVLDIAEQVRRASPDAWIVDFTNPVGIVTRALQTAGHKAVGLCNVAIGFQRRFAAHLGVAPELIRLDHVGLNHLTWERGVTLLDAPGSDSGREVLPELLTSYGPQIADDLLLPLPVIRRLGVVPSYYLRYFYQHDLVVEELKVKGSRAAAVAAIEQELLTMYADPTLDTKPALLGKRGGAFYSEAAVQLIASLLGTDGGTSVQVVNTRNDGILPFLPDDAVIEVPAAVDADGVRPLAQRPVEPLYAGLIAAVTAYEQLALDAALRGGRDRVFDALLAHPLVGQLELADRLTDRLLAHNREHLGWA; this is encoded by the coding sequence ATGTCACTCAAGTTGGCAATCGTCGGCGGCGGTTCGACCTACACGCCGGAGCTGATCGACGGTTTCGCCCGGCTCCGCGACACGCTCCCGATCGGCGAGCTGGTCCTGATCGACCCGGCCGCCGAGCGGCTGGAGCTGATCGGCGGGCTGGCCCGGCGGATCTTCGCCAGGCAGAGCCACGACGCGGTGGTGACCACCACCTCGGACGTGGCGGCTGGGGTCGCCGGCGCGGACGCCGTACTGCTGCAGCTGCGGGTCGGCGGGCAGGCGGCGCGCAACGAGGACGAGACCTGGCCGCTGGAGTGCGGCTGCGTCGGCCAGGAGACCACCGGCGCCGGCGGACTGGCCAAGGCGCTACGGACGGTGCCGGTGGTGCTCGACATCGCCGAACAGGTCCGCCGGGCCAGCCCGGACGCCTGGATCGTCGACTTCACCAACCCGGTCGGCATCGTCACCCGGGCCCTGCAGACCGCCGGCCACAAGGCCGTCGGCCTGTGCAACGTGGCGATCGGCTTCCAGCGCAGATTCGCCGCGCACCTGGGCGTGGCACCCGAGCTGATCCGGCTGGACCACGTCGGCCTCAACCACCTCACCTGGGAGCGCGGCGTCACCCTGCTGGACGCGCCGGGCTCCGACAGCGGGCGCGAGGTGCTGCCGGAGCTGCTCACCTCGTACGGCCCGCAGATCGCCGACGACCTGCTGCTGCCGCTCCCGGTGATCCGGCGGCTCGGCGTCGTCCCCTCGTACTACCTGCGGTACTTCTACCAGCACGACCTGGTGGTGGAGGAGCTCAAGGTCAAGGGCTCACGCGCGGCGGCGGTGGCGGCCATCGAGCAGGAGCTGCTGACGATGTACGCCGACCCGACGCTGGACACCAAGCCCGCGCTGCTCGGCAAGCGCGGCGGCGCGTTCTACTCCGAGGCCGCCGTCCAGCTGATCGCCTCGCTGCTGGGCACCGACGGCGGCACCAGTGTCCAGGTGGTCAACACCCGCAACGACGGCATCCTGCCCTTCCTGCCGGACGACGCCGTGATCGAGGTTCCGGCCGCCGTCGACGCGGACGGCGTACGACCGCTGGCGCAGCGGCCGGTCGAGCCGCTGTACGCGGGCCTGATCGCCGCCGTCACGGCGTACGAGCAGCTCGCCCTGGACGCGGCGCTCAGGGGCGGCCGCGACCGGGTGTTCGACGCCCTGCTCGCCCACCCCCTGGTGGGCCAGCTGGAGCTCGCCGACCGGCTGACGGACCGCCTGCTGGCGCACAACCGCGAGCACCTCGGCTGGGCTTGA
- a CDS encoding ABC transporter substrate-binding protein — protein sequence MHTPRRSRRTVAALTGSAVLALLATACTGTNSGGGQDDSASGKDVTITFWHGWSQDNETKAINDNVAAFEKLHPNIHVKVVANIADDKSEQALRAGGSDAPDVVSSFTTDNVGKFCSSKVWTDLTPFLKKDGVDPAKTFPAAMLKYSQFQGNQCSLPLLGDAYGLYYNKTAFAAAGITAPPKTFSEFEADAVKLTIADGEGYKQLGFMPTYHGYESVPAHFLGQYGATYFGEDGRSNIASDPRVAAMYTWQKGLVAKLGGFEKLEKYRTGFGDEFSSKNPFHTGQVAMSIDGEWRTASLAEEKPAFEWATAPFPVPDDQAATYGRGYQTGTIIGIARTSQKQAAAWELVKYLTTNTDAVVSFANAIHNVPSTIEALGSPKLDADPNFKTFLDIARNPDSSTTPASINGGAYQVSMQNLGYEFESGKQTDLQAGLANTAKEIDAAVNQAK from the coding sequence GTGCACACTCCCCGCAGATCCCGCCGCACGGTCGCCGCCCTCACCGGCAGCGCCGTCCTGGCCCTCCTCGCGACCGCCTGCACCGGCACGAACTCGGGCGGCGGGCAGGACGACTCGGCCTCCGGCAAGGATGTGACCATCACCTTCTGGCACGGCTGGAGCCAGGACAACGAGACGAAGGCGATCAACGACAACGTCGCCGCCTTCGAGAAGCTGCACCCGAACATCCATGTCAAGGTCGTCGCCAACATCGCGGACGACAAGAGCGAGCAGGCGCTGCGGGCCGGCGGCTCGGACGCGCCCGACGTGGTGTCCTCCTTCACCACCGACAACGTCGGCAAGTTCTGCTCCTCCAAGGTCTGGACGGACCTCACGCCGTTCCTGAAGAAGGACGGCGTCGACCCGGCGAAGACCTTCCCGGCCGCGATGCTCAAGTACAGCCAGTTCCAGGGCAACCAGTGCTCGCTGCCGCTGCTCGGCGACGCCTACGGGCTCTACTACAACAAGACCGCCTTCGCGGCGGCCGGGATCACGGCGCCGCCGAAGACCTTCAGCGAGTTCGAGGCGGACGCGGTCAAGCTGACGATCGCAGACGGCGAAGGCTACAAGCAGCTCGGCTTCATGCCGACGTACCACGGCTACGAGTCCGTCCCCGCGCACTTCCTCGGCCAGTACGGCGCCACGTACTTCGGCGAGGACGGCAGGTCGAACATCGCCTCCGACCCCAGGGTCGCCGCGATGTACACCTGGCAGAAGGGGCTGGTCGCCAAGCTCGGCGGCTTCGAGAAGCTGGAGAAGTACCGCACCGGCTTCGGCGACGAGTTCAGCTCCAAGAACCCGTTCCACACCGGCCAGGTGGCGATGTCCATCGACGGCGAGTGGCGGACGGCCTCCCTGGCCGAGGAGAAGCCCGCCTTCGAGTGGGCCACCGCGCCCTTCCCGGTGCCGGACGACCAGGCGGCCACGTACGGCCGCGGCTACCAGACCGGCACCATCATCGGCATCGCCCGGACCAGCCAGAAGCAGGCGGCGGCCTGGGAGTTGGTCAAGTACCTGACCACCAACACCGACGCGGTGGTCAGCTTCGCCAACGCGATCCACAACGTACCCAGCACCATCGAGGCCCTGGGCTCCCCCAAGCTGGACGCCGACCCGAACTTCAAGACCTTCCTGGACATCGCCAGGAACCCCGACTCCAGCACCACCCCGGCCAGCATCAACGGCGGCGCGTACCAGGTGAGCATGCAGAACCTGGGCTACGAGTTCGAGTCCGGCAAGCAGACCGACCTGCAGGCCGGGCTGGCGAACACGGCCAAGGAGATCGACGCGGCCGTCAATCAGGCCAAGTGA
- a CDS encoding N-acetylglucosamine kinase gives MDHQHTEQLPGVLAIDAGNSKTDVALVGADGTVLGTARGGGFQPQLDGAEEAIAGLAPLVEAAAAEAGLNLDGVLTTHVSACLANADLPVEEELLQAAIAARPWGRSSAVANDTFGLLRAGTDGPRGVAVVCGAGINCVGLLPDGRTARFPALGQLTGDWGGGGGLASESMWHAARAEDGRGAPTALAAAIAAHFGLPSTNAVAEAMHLGRLDRGRLHEIVRVLFAAATAGDATALDLIDRQADEIARLAVVALTRLELLAEPTPVVLGGGVLASREPLLLDNVTARLAAVAPLAEPRIVIAPPVLGAALLGLDHLAAGGLGGGPAAQQRLRASYATPQPLAA, from the coding sequence ATGGACCACCAGCACACTGAGCAACTCCCCGGCGTCCTCGCCATCGACGCCGGGAACAGCAAGACCGACGTCGCCCTGGTCGGCGCCGACGGCACGGTGCTCGGCACCGCCCGCGGCGGCGGCTTCCAGCCCCAGCTCGACGGCGCCGAGGAGGCGATCGCGGGCCTGGCGCCGCTGGTCGAGGCGGCGGCCGCCGAGGCCGGGCTGAACCTCGACGGCGTCCTGACCACCCATGTCAGCGCCTGCCTGGCCAACGCCGACCTGCCGGTCGAGGAGGAGCTGCTGCAGGCCGCGATCGCGGCCAGACCGTGGGGCAGATCGAGTGCCGTCGCCAACGACACCTTCGGCCTGCTGCGGGCCGGCACCGACGGGCCGCGCGGTGTCGCCGTGGTCTGCGGCGCCGGGATCAACTGCGTCGGCCTGCTGCCGGACGGCCGTACCGCCCGCTTCCCCGCCCTCGGCCAACTGACCGGGGACTGGGGCGGCGGCGGCGGGCTGGCCTCGGAGTCCATGTGGCACGCGGCCCGTGCGGAGGACGGCCGGGGCGCGCCGACCGCGCTCGCCGCCGCGATCGCCGCGCACTTCGGGCTGCCCAGCACCAACGCCGTCGCGGAGGCGATGCACCTGGGCCGGCTCGACCGGGGGCGGCTGCACGAGATCGTCCGGGTCCTGTTCGCGGCGGCCACGGCCGGGGACGCCACCGCGCTGGACCTGATCGACCGCCAGGCGGACGAGATCGCCAGACTCGCGGTGGTCGCCCTGACCAGGCTGGAGCTGCTGGCCGAGCCGACCCCGGTGGTGCTCGGCGGTGGTGTGCTGGCCTCCCGCGAACCGCTGCTGCTCGACAACGTGACCGCCCGGCTGGCCGCCGTCGCACCGCTCGCCGAGCCGCGCATCGTCATCGCGCCCCCGGTGCTAGGTGCCGCCCTGCTCGGGCTCGACCACCTGGCCGCCGGCGGCCTCGGCGGCGGGCCCGCCGCCCAGCAACGCCTGCGCGCCTCGTACGCGACGCCGCAGCCCCTGGCCGCCTGA